One part of the Corynebacterium aurimucosum ATCC 700975 genome encodes these proteins:
- a CDS encoding ATP-binding protein — protein sequence MSSPTPPTDRFLDESVLPDFTALRMTAFGRSVIDIANDPAFDTWTFSQKVLYALDKEVAARRERRINKLLKASRSPNLDACLENVVCTPDRNINPEQVSRLAHGQWCHLGQNIVILGKSSVGKTYLAQALITAACRKDYSARFYRTDMLAAELAVLQPDDPKRLKFIQHLHDVDVLVLDDFLTTPVDAATAHQLLNILAGREGKVSTIVTSQFTPLEWYKSIPDAVISESILNRLVSGAEIITLEGPNMRLNTNA from the coding sequence TTGTCATCACCAACCCCGCCAACAGATCGCTTCCTTGACGAATCCGTCCTGCCCGACTTCACCGCGCTGCGGATGACAGCCTTTGGCAGAAGCGTCATCGACATCGCCAACGATCCCGCATTCGACACATGGACGTTTTCCCAAAAGGTGCTCTACGCACTTGATAAAGAAGTCGCGGCCAGGCGCGAGCGACGCATCAACAAACTGCTGAAAGCATCCCGATCTCCAAACCTTGATGCTTGCCTTGAAAACGTGGTCTGCACGCCTGACCGCAACATCAACCCCGAGCAAGTCAGCAGACTCGCTCACGGACAATGGTGCCACCTGGGCCAAAACATTGTCATCCTGGGCAAATCCTCAGTCGGCAAAACCTACCTCGCCCAAGCCCTGATCACAGCAGCATGCCGCAAAGACTACTCCGCACGGTTCTACCGCACCGACATGCTCGCCGCCGAACTGGCAGTCCTCCAACCCGATGACCCTAAACGGCTGAAATTCATCCAGCACCTCCACGACGTCGATGTCCTAGTCCTCGATGACTTCCTGACCACACCTGTTGATGCCGCGACTGCGCACCAACTTCTCAACATCCTCGCCGGCCGTGAAGGCAAAGTCTCAACGATAGTGACCTCACAATTCACCCCACTGGAGTGGTACAAGTCCATCCCCGACGCCGTGATCTCCGAGTCAATCCTCAACCGACTCGTCTCCGGCGCCGAGATCATCACACTCGAAGGACCAAACATGCGCCTGAACACCAACGCATAA
- the istA gene encoding IS21 family transposase, which yields MTDYRAVMTLLIRKRSYRQIEDQLGCSHRAISRANQALRSLGLTTAQQVAALTNDELDEIFVDKRSSGQGEFVPIDFDAVVKARTGRVKQTLQVLWARYTTIPAQPGQRHYSYDRFRQLVASHVDAAGLTARITHAPGHTMQVDWAGTKMCLYDPAGTPGAKVSIFVAALPYSGMLFACACIDQRQQSWLDTHRQAFDYFGGVCQVVVPDNASTASNAISTADRNRKVNDTYQQFLEHYNTAALPTRARRPKDKANVEAAVKIVTHKVIHALEGHQCVDLDELNGKIVDLVDAINRSVPFRSQHISRRDLFEEHEQHLLADLPTTPWQHTEWKRAKVAPDFHITVATVRYSVPHQLVGRTVDVRITGQVLTVFDQGTTVATHQVSHKRGAYVTDYEHIPSGMDSTRGLWTSDYFYREASKTGPATRKVIEELIAAKAIPAQAYQSCRNVLSMGKHGNKPILEEACQRLTANDGSRRAVSYTAVKNMMAAIRKEHATRPRGLDQAPRSTTTAQPVAADRDTTGAFLGGADQFSMDNLAKKGN from the coding sequence ATGACGGATTACCGTGCGGTGATGACGCTGCTGATTAGGAAGCGTTCTTACCGCCAGATTGAAGACCAACTCGGGTGCTCGCACCGCGCGATTTCCCGAGCGAACCAAGCGCTGCGAAGCCTTGGCTTGACCACTGCCCAGCAGGTCGCGGCGTTGACGAATGACGAGCTGGACGAGATATTCGTTGACAAGCGCAGTAGCGGGCAAGGCGAGTTCGTCCCGATTGACTTTGACGCGGTCGTCAAAGCACGCACAGGGCGTGTGAAGCAAACACTGCAAGTATTGTGGGCTCGGTACACCACGATCCCCGCCCAGCCGGGTCAGCGTCACTACAGCTACGACCGGTTCCGCCAGTTGGTTGCTTCCCATGTCGATGCGGCCGGGCTTACCGCCCGGATCACCCATGCACCAGGGCATACGATGCAGGTGGATTGGGCGGGGACCAAGATGTGCCTGTACGACCCTGCGGGCACACCGGGTGCGAAAGTCAGCATTTTCGTTGCCGCGCTGCCGTATTCAGGGATGCTGTTTGCCTGTGCGTGTATTGACCAGCGGCAACAGTCCTGGCTTGATACCCACCGTCAAGCGTTTGACTACTTTGGTGGGGTCTGCCAGGTTGTTGTCCCCGATAACGCGTCGACGGCATCAAACGCGATCAGCACTGCCGATAGGAATCGGAAGGTCAACGACACTTACCAGCAGTTCTTGGAGCACTACAACACAGCAGCACTTCCTACGCGCGCGCGTCGGCCGAAGGATAAAGCGAATGTGGAAGCTGCGGTAAAGATCGTCACACACAAAGTCATCCACGCCCTTGAAGGCCACCAGTGTGTTGACTTGGACGAGCTCAACGGAAAGATTGTGGACTTAGTCGATGCAATCAACAGGTCCGTGCCGTTTCGCAGTCAGCACATCAGCCGCAGGGATCTCTTCGAAGAACACGAGCAGCATCTCCTTGCTGACCTGCCGACAACCCCATGGCAGCACACCGAGTGGAAGCGCGCGAAAGTGGCCCCTGATTTCCATATCACGGTTGCAACGGTGCGCTACTCCGTCCCGCATCAGCTTGTTGGCCGCACTGTCGATGTGCGCATCACAGGCCAGGTCTTGACCGTCTTTGATCAGGGGACGACCGTGGCAACCCACCAGGTTTCGCATAAGCGTGGGGCCTATGTCACTGACTATGAGCACATTCCATCTGGAATGGACTCCACCCGTGGACTGTGGACCAGTGACTACTTTTATCGCGAAGCCAGCAAAACCGGCCCGGCAACACGCAAGGTCATCGAAGAACTCATCGCGGCGAAAGCCATCCCGGCCCAGGCGTACCAGTCTTGCCGAAATGTGCTTTCGATGGGCAAACACGGCAACAAACCAATCCTGGAAGAGGCATGCCAGCGCCTGACCGCCAACGACGGCAGCCGACGGGCGGTGTCATATACCGCAGTCAAAAACATGATGGCCGCCATACGCAAAGAACACGCCACCCGGCCCCGCGGATTAGACCAGGCCCCGCGTAGCACCACAACCGCCCAGCCTGTAGCCGCTGACCGGGATACCACCGGCGCGTTTCTCGGCGGTGCAGACCAGTTCAGCATGGACAACCTCGCAAAGAAAGGAAACTAA
- a CDS encoding G5 domain-containing protein has product MGNTQVFDSSNSLTRYNKANVIDSKAFSLDDTEYHSPKYDKTDASIISGVDSATGPIATEPQKVTFTQTPDLIKDLVKKKGDGGFEAKVTLDEKYVFDGWSVEMDEDYNVTVTAPENPKPGSFAQPKITVEYSNGSTDVLQLLVVVDPNNTQVTDLVRPGLSKGKLNEEITAQVGTKSIMKGHKPVHPAKFEIDQSTVPEGWTVTVDDTGKVTAKADDTVTPGSIITPKVKATYPDQTTDEIETQFQAIVDIKIPTYDTVTGQPNASVSLTPEIPERGLSGNTTDEAPTRYTFEDGTNQTTLTSKDGKTWTVFVDEKTGEITTTIPKGAQEGDILNVPVQAHYSDEGKQKPQTVVGTVVVIKGDIKANYNVQTTAPGQEVKHQVVDTPDGSTFSFGNKNGKPVLTQEVNGWKYTIDPNTGEVSSTPPADAKPGDKNTVTVTVNAPGGLTTQAPVTTVVKLTNSWESEPVVPSQTVYPGGTATSPIGVEKPADINLAADKPFTIDPNGKGLEATGENNKFGNPTYKMKTANGDWIVGLDDKGNVISTAPETAKPGDKIDVPVIVTYEDGSKDNTTATVNVIDVPKREVPFQVEYKYDDTVPAGTYKVENKGEPGEEKMNLDGTWERTQEPKNEVVVVGTKPAESAKDVTWTVPIPFPTEVRENPDLKPGETKVVQEGENGEKTYTAKFTAKGSEAQVAEEETTKEAKPRIIEYGPGIAPSELVTKTEKPIPFDTKVVFDDTLAAGEQKIDQKGELGTEVETSTQKLVDGKPSGDPVVTSERTKEPTEQIIRVGTKTTGKNTETVKSEVPFGVKIEFDPNLPAGTSEVVTEGKPGEKTVTITRDITNSQPGDPQVTEEITKQPVDQVIKVGTKPSEASEKVTWTAQVPFEVETRPNPELKPGEIKVVQKGVPGEKTYTADFSAKGDQATVAPEEKQTKDPVNEIIEYGPAAEDTTVVTKVEKPVPFETEIVFDDSLEEGQQKVDQQGELGTEVVTSTQKIVDGKPSGDPEVSTERTKEPTKQIIRVGTKTTGKNTESVETEVPYDVKVVYDPSLKPGESKVTQEGKPGKKKVTIERDIVNSKPGDPKITEEIIEKPVEKIVTVGTKPAEATNKATWVAPLPYDTIVRVNPELKPGEMKVVQKGEYGEKEFTADFTAKDNTSTVNTTERVTKQPVEQIIEYGPKIDDSEVVTKLEKPVPFETEIVFDPNLKAGEQVVDKQGELGTEVVTSTQKIVDGKPSGEPTVTTERTKEPTNAIIRVGTKAGPVSDKVEWTEKTPYETEIRVNPDLQPGETKVVQEGTPGEIKHTVTLTVDNGEVSKEESSEEISKPSPRIIEVGPAENQTELTDKHTEEIPYETIIEYDPNLEAGKVEEDQPGVNGEKEVSKTWKLVNGEPVGDPETTETVTKEKQDRKIRVGTKCNCDKPTDPDTPDNPDNPDKPDTPDNPDNPDEPGKPDEPGKPDEPGKPDEPGKPDEPGKPDEPGKPDTPDNPDKPGTSSIPNLSSLWPLIPLVIIPPVLAHFFKPPHLPELPTKPAKPVEPLKPEEPKAPEAPKAPSAENQPTSEQTPSAQPSQASQPSATTSTPASSKSTSSGKLANTGANVLGLIGVALALIAGAALILRPSRRKDS; this is encoded by the coding sequence GTGGGTAACACTCAAGTATTCGATAGCTCCAACTCGCTGACGCGCTACAATAAGGCGAACGTCATCGACTCGAAGGCGTTCTCCCTGGACGACACCGAGTACCACTCCCCGAAGTACGACAAGACGGATGCGTCGATCATCTCGGGCGTTGATAGTGCTACCGGTCCGATTGCTACCGAGCCGCAGAAGGTCACCTTCACCCAGACCCCGGACCTGATCAAGGACCTGGTCAAGAAGAAGGGTGACGGCGGCTTCGAGGCTAAGGTCACTCTGGACGAGAAGTACGTCTTCGATGGCTGGTCCGTTGAGATGGACGAGGACTACAACGTCACCGTCACTGCTCCTGAGAACCCGAAGCCGGGTAGCTTTGCGCAGCCCAAAATCACTGTCGAGTACTCGAACGGCTCCACAGACGTACTCCAACTCCTCGTGGTTGTCGACCCGAACAACACCCAGGTCACAGACCTCGTGCGCCCTGGCCTATCCAAGGGCAAGCTGAACGAGGAAATTACCGCCCAGGTGGGCACCAAGTCCATCATGAAGGGCCACAAGCCGGTCCACCCGGCCAAGTTCGAGATTGATCAGTCCACTGTCCCTGAGGGATGGACCGTCACCGTCGATGACACCGGCAAGGTTACCGCGAAGGCAGATGACACAGTCACGCCGGGCAGCATCATTACCCCGAAGGTGAAGGCAACCTACCCGGACCAGACCACGGATGAGATCGAGACCCAGTTCCAGGCGATCGTGGACATCAAGATCCCGACCTACGACACAGTGACTGGTCAGCCGAATGCGAGTGTCAGCCTCACTCCCGAAATCCCAGAGCGCGGTCTGAGCGGCAACACCACTGATGAGGCGCCGACCCGTTATACCTTCGAGGATGGTACTAACCAGACCACCCTTACCAGCAAGGACGGCAAGACGTGGACCGTCTTCGTTGACGAGAAGACTGGTGAGATTACGACCACGATCCCGAAGGGTGCGCAGGAAGGCGACATCCTGAACGTTCCGGTCCAGGCTCACTACAGCGACGAAGGCAAGCAGAAGCCTCAGACTGTTGTTGGCACCGTCGTCGTTATCAAGGGCGACATCAAGGCGAACTACAATGTTCAGACCACTGCTCCAGGCCAGGAAGTCAAGCACCAGGTTGTGGACACTCCTGACGGCTCCACGTTCTCCTTCGGCAACAAGAATGGCAAGCCGGTTCTTACCCAGGAGGTTAACGGTTGGAAATACACCATTGACCCTAATACCGGTGAAGTTTCCTCCACCCCGCCGGCAGATGCTAAGCCAGGTGACAAGAACACCGTCACGGTAACCGTTAACGCCCCGGGTGGTCTGACCACTCAGGCACCTGTCACCACCGTGGTCAAGCTGACCAACAGCTGGGAGTCTGAGCCGGTTGTTCCGTCCCAGACGGTGTACCCGGGTGGCACGGCTACCTCGCCGATTGGCGTCGAAAAGCCTGCAGACATCAACCTTGCTGCGGACAAGCCGTTCACCATTGATCCGAATGGCAAGGGCCTGGAGGCAACGGGTGAGAACAACAAGTTCGGCAACCCGACGTACAAGATGAAGACGGCTAACGGCGACTGGATCGTTGGTCTGGATGACAAGGGCAACGTCATCTCCACCGCGCCGGAGACCGCGAAGCCGGGCGATAAGATCGATGTCCCGGTCATCGTGACCTACGAGGACGGATCGAAGGACAACACCACCGCAACGGTCAACGTCATCGACGTTCCGAAGCGCGAGGTTCCGTTCCAGGTCGAGTACAAGTACGACGACACCGTCCCTGCCGGTACCTACAAGGTTGAGAACAAGGGTGAGCCAGGCGAGGAAAAAATGAACCTTGACGGCACCTGGGAGCGCACCCAGGAGCCGAAGAACGAAGTCGTTGTCGTCGGCACCAAGCCTGCCGAGAGTGCCAAAGACGTCACGTGGACGGTCCCGATCCCGTTCCCGACCGAGGTTCGCGAGAACCCGGACCTGAAGCCTGGTGAAACCAAGGTTGTCCAGGAAGGTGAGAACGGCGAAAAGACCTACACCGCTAAGTTCACTGCTAAGGGTTCTGAGGCACAGGTAGCCGAGGAAGAAACCACCAAGGAAGCCAAGCCGCGCATCATCGAGTACGGCCCTGGCATTGCTCCGAGCGAGCTTGTGACCAAGACCGAGAAGCCGATTCCGTTCGACACCAAGGTTGTCTTCGACGACACGCTGGCCGCAGGCGAGCAGAAGATTGATCAGAAGGGCGAGCTCGGCACCGAGGTTGAGACTTCTACGCAGAAGCTTGTCGATGGCAAGCCGTCCGGCGACCCAGTTGTAACCTCTGAGCGCACCAAGGAGCCGACCGAGCAGATCATCCGCGTGGGTACCAAGACCACCGGTAAGAACACTGAGACCGTTAAGTCTGAGGTTCCGTTCGGTGTGAAGATCGAGTTCGACCCGAATTTGCCTGCCGGTACGTCTGAGGTTGTGACCGAAGGAAAGCCTGGCGAGAAGACGGTGACGATCACGCGCGATATCACCAACTCCCAGCCGGGCGATCCGCAGGTCACCGAGGAAATCACCAAGCAGCCTGTTGATCAGGTGATCAAGGTTGGTACTAAGCCGTCTGAGGCTTCGGAGAAGGTGACCTGGACTGCTCAGGTTCCGTTCGAGGTCGAGACTCGTCCGAATCCGGAGTTGAAGCCGGGTGAGATCAAGGTTGTCCAGAAGGGCGTGCCTGGTGAGAAGACCTACACCGCGGACTTCTCCGCCAAGGGTGATCAGGCAACTGTGGCCCCGGAGGAGAAGCAGACCAAGGACCCGGTCAACGAGATCATCGAGTACGGTCCGGCCGCTGAGGACACCACTGTGGTGACCAAGGTTGAGAAGCCGGTTCCGTTCGAGACTGAGATCGTTTTCGATGACTCTCTTGAAGAGGGTCAACAGAAGGTTGACCAGCAGGGTGAGCTTGGCACTGAGGTTGTGACTTCTACTCAGAAGATTGTGGATGGCAAGCCGTCTGGTGATCCTGAGGTGAGCACTGAGCGAACCAAGGAGCCGACTAAGCAGATCATCCGCGTGGGTACCAAGACCACCGGTAAGAACACTGAGTCCGTCGAGACTGAGGTTCCTTACGACGTCAAGGTTGTTTATGACCCGAGCCTGAAGCCGGGCGAATCCAAGGTCACTCAGGAAGGCAAGCCAGGCAAGAAGAAGGTGACGATCGAACGCGACATCGTCAACTCCAAGCCAGGTGACCCGAAGATTACTGAAGAGATCATCGAGAAGCCGGTTGAGAAGATTGTCACTGTCGGCACCAAGCCGGCTGAGGCAACCAACAAGGCAACTTGGGTTGCGCCGCTGCCGTACGACACGATCGTGCGCGTGAACCCGGAGCTGAAGCCGGGTGAGATGAAGGTTGTCCAGAAGGGTGAATACGGCGAGAAGGAATTCACCGCCGACTTCACCGCGAAGGACAACACCTCCACGGTGAACACCACCGAGCGGGTAACCAAGCAGCCGGTTGAACAGATCATCGAGTACGGTCCGAAGATTGACGACAGCGAGGTAGTGACCAAGCTGGAGAAGCCTGTCCCGTTCGAGACTGAGATCGTCTTCGATCCGAATCTGAAGGCGGGCGAGCAGGTCGTCGATAAGCAGGGCGAGTTGGGTACTGAGGTCGTCACTTCCACTCAGAAGATCGTGGACGGTAAGCCTTCCGGCGAGCCGACCGTGACCACCGAGCGCACCAAGGAGCCGACCAACGCGATAATCCGTGTTGGCACCAAGGCCGGCCCTGTTTCCGACAAGGTCGAATGGACTGAGAAGACCCCGTACGAGACCGAGATTCGCGTGAACCCGGACCTGCAGCCGGGTGAGACCAAGGTTGTCCAAGAAGGCACACCTGGTGAGATCAAGCACACCGTCACGTTGACTGTTGATAACGGCGAGGTGAGCAAAGAGGAGTCTTCTGAGGAAATCAGCAAGCCTTCCCCGCGCATCATCGAGGTTGGTCCGGCTGAGAACCAGACCGAGCTGACGGACAAGCACACCGAGGAGATTCCGTACGAGACCATCATTGAGTACGACCCGAACCTCGAAGCGGGCAAGGTCGAAGAGGACCAGCCTGGTGTCAATGGTGAGAAGGAAGTTTCCAAGACTTGGAAGCTTGTAAACGGTGAGCCTGTGGGCGATCCGGAGACTACCGAGACGGTGACGAAGGAAAAGCAGGATCGGAAGATCCGCGTTGGTACCAAGTGCAACTGCGATAAGCCGACGGACCCAGACACTCCGGACAACCCCGACAACCCGGACAAGCCGGACACTCCGGACAACCCGGACAACCCTGATGAGCCAGGCAAGCCGGACGAGCCAGGCAAGCCGGACGAGCCAGGCAAGCCGGACGAGCCAGGCAAGCCGGACGAGCCAGGCAAGCCGGACGAGCCAGGCAAGCCGGACACTCCGGACAACCCCGACAAGCCAGGTACCTCGAGCATCCCGAACCTCAGCAGCCTGTGGCCGCTCATCCCGCTGGTGATTATTCCGCCGGTATTGGCCCACTTCTTTAAGCCTCCGCACCTTCCGGAGCTGCCGACGAAGCCGGCCAAGCCAGTTGAGCCGCTGAAGCCTGAGGAGCCGAAGGCGCCAGAGGCACCGAAGGCACCGAGCGCGGAGAATCAGCCGACGTCCGAGCAGACCCCGAGCGCTCAGCCGAGCCAGGCCAGCCAGCCAAGCGCGACCACGAGCACCCCGGCCTCTTCCAAGAGCACCTCGTCTGGCAAGCTTGCCAACACCGGTGCTAACGTCCTGGGCCTCATTGGTGTGGCACTGGCACTCATCGCTGGTGCAGCTCTGATTCTGCGTCCTAGCCGCCGCAAGGACTCCTAA